A single window of Jiangella alkaliphila DNA harbors:
- a CDS encoding DUF1345 domain-containing protein — translation MRWWNRESSRQLLPMPAVLLCLLVPGDAIVQLLAAWDIYAIGYLTLTWLAVRRRELSALREVVRDAHPERQPFLRLLTSSPDELAQGAAAFAMIATVIAMPQARTLGTSPGLVLTICIVAVASSWVTLHTGFVIAYLSTYLERGGLEFPGDDELGLTDFAYFALAVGTTFGTTDVTVTSRVMRRRVLIHGVLAFFFNTLILAVAVTIVTTYIASS, via the coding sequence ATGCGCTGGTGGAACCGCGAGTCGTCCCGGCAGTTGCTGCCGATGCCCGCCGTGCTGTTGTGCCTGCTGGTGCCGGGCGATGCGATCGTGCAGCTCCTCGCCGCCTGGGACATCTACGCCATCGGCTACCTGACGCTGACCTGGCTGGCCGTGCGCCGCCGCGAGCTGTCGGCCCTGCGCGAGGTGGTCCGCGACGCGCACCCCGAGCGGCAGCCGTTCCTGCGCCTGCTGACGTCGTCGCCGGACGAGCTCGCCCAGGGCGCCGCCGCCTTCGCCATGATCGCGACGGTCATCGCAATGCCGCAGGCGCGGACGCTCGGCACGTCACCGGGCCTGGTGCTCACCATCTGCATCGTGGCGGTCGCCAGCTCGTGGGTCACCCTGCACACCGGCTTCGTCATCGCGTACCTGAGCACATACCTGGAGCGGGGCGGGCTCGAGTTCCCGGGCGACGACGAGCTCGGGCTGACCGACTTCGCCTACTTCGCGTTGGCGGTCGGCACCACGTTCGGCACCACCGACGTCACCGTCACGAGCCGCGTGATGCGGCGCCGGGTGCTCATCCACGGAGTGCTGGCGTTCTTCTTCAACACCCTCATCCTCGCCGTGGCCGTCACGATCGTGACGACCTATATCGCGAGCTCCTGA
- a CDS encoding class I SAM-dependent methyltransferase: MSTEDPDEAARRLAAVSLAADDPTGWFERLYAAAAEGAAVVPWDRGAPHPLLVDWADGRELGGKALVAGFGPGFDAEFLAARGMATTAFDISPSAVAAVEARFPGSAVDYRTADLLDPPPQWRHAFDLVVEVMTVQSMPPPFHPPATASVAGFVAPGGTLLVIAVVADTAPEDGPPWPLTRAEIQAFAQDGLNPVAVERLEQRWWRAEFRHG, translated from the coding sequence ATGAGCACCGAGGACCCCGACGAGGCGGCGCGGCGGCTGGCGGCCGTGTCGCTCGCGGCCGACGACCCGACCGGCTGGTTCGAGCGCCTCTACGCCGCCGCGGCCGAGGGCGCCGCCGTGGTGCCGTGGGACCGGGGCGCACCGCATCCGCTGTTGGTCGACTGGGCCGACGGCCGTGAGCTCGGCGGCAAGGCCCTGGTGGCCGGGTTCGGTCCCGGGTTCGACGCCGAGTTCCTCGCCGCCCGTGGCATGGCCACCACCGCGTTCGACATCTCCCCCAGCGCCGTCGCCGCGGTCGAGGCACGCTTCCCCGGCTCGGCCGTCGACTACCGCACGGCCGACCTGCTGGACCCGCCGCCGCAGTGGCGGCACGCGTTCGACCTGGTCGTCGAGGTCATGACGGTGCAGTCGATGCCGCCGCCGTTCCACCCGCCGGCGACGGCCTCGGTGGCCGGGTTCGTCGCGCCCGGCGGGACGCTGCTGGTCATCGCGGTCGTGGCAGACACCGCGCCCGAGGACGGACCGCCGTGGCCGCTCACCCGGGCGGAGATCCAGGCCTTCGCGCAGGACGGGCTGAACCCGGTCGCCGTCGAGCGGCTGGAGCAGCGGTGGTGGCGGGCGGAGTTCCGCCATGGCTGA
- a CDS encoding phytoene desaturase family protein, which translates to MADDHSSLRARYDAVVVGGGHNGLTAAAYLARAGRSVLVLERLDHVGGAAVSERPFPGVDARLSRYSYLVSLLPRQIVDELALPITLRRRRYSSYTPVGEGGLLVDTGSREATRASFAALGAAADHDAWERFYALTGEVARRVAPTLTSPLLSRDEFRSLVGAEAWPALFEQPIGSLVRETFADDTVRGVVATDALIGTFAAADEPSLRQNRCFLYHVIGNGTGDWDVPVGGMGAVSGALRDAAVAAGAVIVTGSTVTAVDPATGEVSFVSRDGVTRGVGAGHVLAGCALSTLAGLLGAAPGERPEGAQLKLNLLLKRLPRLRSDVDSAAAFSGTFHVNESLTQLEAAYAQAAGGSVPDLPPCEIYCHSLTDPSILGPSLRESGAHTITLFGLHLPARLFRADNDATREAAVKATLASLNSVLAEPIEDCLAVDADGRPCLDARTPVDLEATVGLPGGHIFHRDLSWPFAETPDDVGRWGVETEHPRVLLCGAGARRGGGVSGIPGRAAAMAVLEATR; encoded by the coding sequence ATGGCTGACGACCATTCCTCCCTGCGGGCCCGGTACGACGCCGTCGTGGTGGGCGGTGGGCACAACGGGCTCACCGCCGCCGCCTACCTCGCCCGGGCCGGCCGCAGCGTGCTGGTGCTGGAACGCCTCGACCACGTCGGGGGAGCGGCCGTCTCGGAGCGGCCGTTCCCCGGCGTCGACGCCCGGCTGTCGCGGTACTCGTACCTCGTGTCGCTGCTGCCGCGGCAGATCGTCGACGAGCTGGCGCTGCCGATCACGCTGCGGCGGCGCCGGTACTCGTCGTACACGCCGGTCGGCGAGGGCGGCCTGCTGGTCGACACCGGCTCGCGCGAGGCGACGCGTGCGTCGTTCGCGGCGCTGGGCGCGGCGGCCGACCACGACGCGTGGGAACGGTTCTACGCGCTGACCGGCGAGGTCGCCCGACGGGTGGCGCCGACGCTGACGTCGCCGCTGCTCTCGCGCGACGAGTTCCGCTCGCTGGTGGGGGCGGAGGCGTGGCCGGCGCTGTTCGAGCAGCCGATCGGTTCGCTGGTGCGCGAGACGTTCGCCGACGACACCGTCCGCGGTGTCGTCGCCACCGACGCGCTGATCGGCACGTTCGCCGCCGCCGACGAGCCGTCGCTGCGGCAGAACCGGTGCTTCCTGTACCACGTCATCGGCAACGGGACCGGCGACTGGGACGTCCCGGTCGGCGGCATGGGCGCGGTCAGTGGCGCACTGCGCGACGCTGCGGTGGCGGCCGGCGCCGTCATCGTCACCGGGTCGACGGTGACCGCGGTCGACCCGGCGACCGGCGAGGTGTCGTTCGTGTCCCGCGACGGCGTCACGCGCGGCGTCGGGGCCGGGCACGTGCTGGCCGGCTGCGCGCTGTCCACGCTGGCCGGCCTGCTCGGCGCGGCGCCGGGGGAGCGGCCCGAGGGCGCCCAGCTGAAGCTCAACCTGCTGCTGAAGCGGCTGCCGCGGCTGCGCTCCGACGTCGACTCCGCGGCCGCGTTCAGCGGGACGTTCCACGTCAACGAGTCGCTCACCCAGCTGGAGGCCGCGTACGCGCAGGCGGCGGGCGGGTCGGTACCGGACCTCCCGCCGTGCGAGATCTACTGCCACTCGCTCACCGACCCGTCGATCCTCGGGCCGTCGCTGCGCGAGTCGGGCGCGCACACGATCACGCTGTTCGGGCTGCACCTGCCGGCCCGGCTGTTCCGGGCGGACAACGACGCGACGCGGGAGGCCGCGGTGAAGGCGACGCTGGCCTCGCTGAACTCGGTGCTGGCCGAGCCGATCGAGGACTGCCTCGCCGTCGACGCCGACGGCCGGCCGTGCCTCGACGCGCGCACGCCTGTCGACCTCGAGGCGACCGTCGGCCTGCCCGGCGGGCACATCTTCCACCGGGACCTGTCCTGGCCGTTCGCCGAGACGCCCGACGACGTGGGCCGGTGGGGCGTCGAGACGGAGCATCCGCGGGTGCTGTTGTGCGGCGCCGGTGCCCGGCGTGGCGGCGGCGTCAGCGGCATCCCCGGCCGAGCGGCCGCGATGGCCGTCCTCGAGGCGACCCGATGA
- a CDS encoding aminotransferase class IV family protein: MIVHRNGRTATADDLAPLAFAGYAHFTAAQARDRRIRGLDLHLDRLRVASLELFGRALPDDEVRTHLRTALAAGPADVSLTATVYASGAEFRPADGGDLDLLVRTSPPATAPAGPLALAVVEYERYLAAVKHTGEVAKTHALRRATATGFDDAAFVDRHGRLTEASIWNLAFWDGTAVVWPVADVLGGITMGILRRQLAARGVPQRDAEVRPSDLPALAGAVVMNSWTPGVAVHRIGDVQVPAAPDFVALLHDAYAAEPLTAP, translated from the coding sequence ATGATCGTGCACCGCAACGGCCGCACCGCGACGGCCGACGACCTCGCGCCGCTGGCCTTCGCCGGCTATGCCCACTTCACCGCCGCACAGGCCCGCGACCGGCGCATCCGCGGCCTCGACCTGCACCTCGACCGGCTCCGCGTCGCCTCCCTGGAGCTGTTCGGCCGCGCCCTGCCCGACGACGAGGTCCGCACCCACCTGCGGACGGCGCTTGCGGCCGGTCCGGCGGACGTGTCGCTGACGGCGACGGTGTACGCGTCGGGCGCGGAGTTCAGGCCGGCCGACGGCGGCGACCTCGACCTGCTCGTGCGCACGAGCCCGCCGGCGACCGCACCGGCCGGTCCGCTGGCGCTCGCCGTCGTCGAGTACGAACGTTACCTGGCAGCCGTGAAGCACACCGGCGAGGTCGCCAAGACCCACGCGCTGCGCCGCGCGACCGCCACCGGCTTCGATGACGCCGCGTTCGTGGACCGGCACGGCCGGCTCACTGAGGCGTCGATCTGGAACCTCGCCTTCTGGGACGGGACGGCGGTGGTCTGGCCGGTCGCCGACGTGCTCGGCGGCATCACCATGGGCATCCTGCGGCGGCAGTTGGCCGCCCGCGGGGTGCCGCAGCGCGACGCCGAGGTCCGGCCCAGCGACCTCCCGGCGCTCGCCGGCGCCGTGGTGATGAACTCGTGGACGCCCGGCGTCGCGGTGCACCGCATCGGCGACGTCCAGGTGCCAGCCGCGCCGGACTTCGTCGCCCTGCTGCATGACGCCTACGCGGCCGAGCCGCTCACGGCGCCCTGA
- a CDS encoding TetR/AcrR family transcriptional regulator produces the protein MRADGRRNREALVTAAAKVFAEAGPDAPLDDIARRAGVGNATLYRHFPTRRALLAAVYVDELTALWDYAELLREQEAPADALHAWLRALATQLAHTRELALAADADGDWYASVRAAVAGLLTAAQRAGEVRTDVTAADLLALVRGVALTSASPDQQARLLDLVCHAVATGRHP, from the coding sequence ATGCGGGCGGACGGACGGCGCAACCGGGAGGCGCTGGTGACGGCGGCGGCGAAGGTGTTCGCCGAGGCCGGCCCGGACGCACCGCTCGACGACATCGCCCGGCGCGCCGGGGTGGGCAACGCCACGCTGTACCGCCACTTCCCCACCCGCCGCGCGCTGCTGGCCGCCGTCTACGTCGACGAGCTGACGGCGCTGTGGGACTACGCGGAGCTGCTGCGCGAGCAGGAGGCGCCGGCCGACGCGCTGCACGCGTGGTTGCGGGCGCTGGCGACGCAGTTGGCGCACACCCGCGAACTGGCGCTCGCCGCCGACGCCGACGGCGACTGGTACGCGTCGGTGCGCGCGGCGGTGGCCGGGCTGCTCACGGCGGCGCAGCGAGCCGGCGAGGTCCGGACCGACGTGACGGCGGCCGACCTGCTGGCGCTCGTCCGCGGTGTCGCCCTGACGTCCGCGTCGCCGGACCAGCAGGCCCGGCTGCTCGACCTCGTCTGCCACGCCGTCGCGACCGGCCGGCACCCGTAG
- a CDS encoding tetratricopeptide repeat protein, translated as MTRAGPALPVGAAPVLDAAFVTGDFDAADAALAADLATARAAGDRAGEAAALHWQAMALHYRAIDGGAAGLAELPPSAIEAEAALFAQALELRRAIGDRAGVAESLFGTGLVHQVLRGDWDAAMPYFREALAEADAHGDLYTRSEAYRHVGFFHLVVTEDAAAAVEHLRRSLDLRAELGDPRLLASASLSLGQALLVAGRREEGLAALRDAVDRAAAAGLRASWADGAADWLRRAEAGETPSFTRR; from the coding sequence GTGACCCGCGCCGGTCCTGCGCTGCCGGTGGGCGCGGCGCCCGTACTGGACGCCGCCTTCGTGACCGGTGACTTCGATGCCGCCGACGCGGCGCTGGCCGCGGACCTGGCGACGGCGCGGGCGGCGGGCGACCGGGCGGGCGAGGCGGCGGCGCTGCACTGGCAGGCGATGGCGCTGCACTACCGCGCGATCGACGGCGGCGCCGCGGGCCTGGCCGAGCTGCCGCCGTCGGCCATCGAGGCCGAGGCGGCGCTGTTCGCGCAGGCTCTGGAGCTGCGCCGGGCGATCGGCGACCGCGCCGGTGTCGCCGAGTCGCTGTTCGGCACCGGGCTGGTACACCAGGTGCTGCGCGGCGACTGGGACGCCGCGATGCCGTACTTCCGCGAGGCGCTGGCCGAGGCCGACGCCCATGGCGACCTCTACACGCGGTCCGAGGCGTACCGGCACGTCGGCTTCTTCCACCTGGTCGTGACCGAGGACGCCGCGGCCGCCGTCGAGCACCTGCGGCGGTCGCTGGACCTGCGGGCGGAGCTGGGCGACCCGCGGCTGCTGGCGAGCGCGTCGCTGTCGCTCGGCCAGGCGCTGCTCGTCGCCGGCCGTCGGGAGGAGGGGCTGGCCGCCCTGCGCGACGCCGTCGACCGCGCGGCGGCGGCCGGGCTGCGGGCCTCGTGGGCCGACGGCGCGGCCGACTGGCTGCGCCGCGCCGAGGCCGGGGAGACCCCGTCGTTCACTCGTAGATAG
- a CDS encoding oxygenase MpaB family protein gives MADDLGLFGPDSVSWRVHREPVLWLAGIRALYLQALHPRAVAGVVQNSDIRRDCWPRLMRTAEYVGTVVYGTTEQAERAGRRVRRIHDRLRAHDTVTGEEFRVDDPQLLRWIHVTEVESFVSTARRARIGLTDDDIDRYYTEQTRAAALVGLDPDTVPAGAAAVEEFYRTIRPELRLTREARDVARFLTVPPMPTKVLAIGRPAWLGLATTAMALLPRWARRLYRLPGLPTTDVAASLTILGLRGVINALPIREGPIYREAMRRADAVRAGQELAI, from the coding sequence ATGGCTGACGACCTCGGCCTGTTCGGCCCGGACAGCGTGAGCTGGCGCGTGCACCGCGAGCCGGTGCTCTGGCTGGCCGGCATCCGCGCCCTCTACCTGCAGGCGCTGCACCCGCGCGCCGTCGCCGGGGTCGTGCAGAACTCCGACATCCGGCGCGACTGCTGGCCGCGGCTCATGCGCACCGCCGAGTACGTCGGCACCGTCGTCTACGGCACCACGGAGCAGGCCGAGCGGGCCGGCCGCCGAGTCCGCCGCATCCACGACCGCCTGCGCGCGCACGACACCGTCACCGGCGAGGAGTTCCGCGTCGACGACCCGCAGCTGCTGCGCTGGATCCACGTCACCGAGGTCGAGTCGTTCGTGTCGACCGCGCGACGGGCCCGCATCGGCCTCACCGACGACGATATCGACCGCTACTACACCGAGCAGACCCGCGCCGCCGCCCTGGTCGGCCTCGACCCGGACACCGTCCCTGCCGGTGCGGCCGCCGTCGAGGAGTTCTACCGCACCATCCGGCCCGAGCTCAGGCTCACCCGCGAGGCCCGCGACGTCGCCCGCTTCCTCACCGTCCCGCCAATGCCGACGAAGGTCCTCGCCATCGGCCGGCCGGCCTGGCTGGGCCTGGCGACGACGGCGATGGCGCTGCTCCCCCGCTGGGCGCGACGCCTGTACCGGCTGCCCGGCCTCCCGACGACCGACGTCGCGGCCTCGCTCACCATCCTGGGGCTGCGCGGGGTGATCAACGCGCTGCCGATCCGCGAGGGCCCGATCTACCGCGAGGCGATGCGGCGGGCTGACGCCGTCCGCGCCGGTCAGGAGCTCGCGATATAG
- a CDS encoding MMPL family transporter, whose protein sequence is MTVRIARWSATHPGRAIGGWFAFVVLCLAAMSVAGIQQASQLDLGIGESGRADRMLDEGGLESPITENVLITPAGADAEAAAADVAERMAALPEVEAVGDAVTSPDNASVTVPITMTGDEEQAEEDVQALLDVTAGVQEQYPDLLVEQAGEASVMKGFFALLEEDLGTIAILSLPITLIVLLVAFGAILAAGVPVLLALSSVASAIGLYAVASYAVPDGGTVTHLVLLIGMAVGVDYSLFYLRREREERAKGRGTLEAVEIAAATSGHSVVVSGLAVAVSMAGLYLAADVNFASMATGAILVVAIAVIGSLTVLPALLAKLGHRIDRPRVPVLWRLTNQQRPPRFWPAVLRPALRRPAVTLVVSVLALLALAAPALNLKLTDPGEESFPRSLPVMQSYDRLVEAFPSTGASHTVVVEGSAADADAVRSSLEELAGRTDADENFAHDQEPVIAQSEDGRFSSLTVGVPFGPDTDEAKHSLDVLRGELIPATVGGLSGASAAVTGDVAGGVDYNDNLSSKLPWIIAFVLVLAFVMMTVTFRSVVVGLTTVFVNLLSTVAAFGVLALVFQYSWAEGLLDFTSNGSVVVWIPLFLFVILFGLSMDYHVFVVSRIREAADRGLPIRAAVREGITSSAGTVTSAALVMVAVFGLFAAMRVIEMKQMGVGLAVAVLIDAVVIRAVVLPSLMALLGNANWWAPRWMRRTPPVSAAGPAESSELTRVG, encoded by the coding sequence GTGACCGTACGCATCGCGCGCTGGAGCGCGACCCACCCCGGCCGCGCCATCGGCGGCTGGTTCGCGTTCGTCGTCCTGTGCCTGGCCGCGATGAGCGTCGCCGGCATCCAGCAGGCCAGCCAGCTCGACCTCGGCATCGGCGAGTCCGGCCGGGCCGACCGCATGCTCGACGAGGGCGGCCTCGAGTCGCCGATCACCGAGAACGTCCTCATCACCCCGGCCGGTGCCGACGCCGAGGCCGCGGCGGCCGACGTCGCCGAGCGGATGGCCGCGCTGCCCGAGGTCGAGGCGGTCGGCGACGCCGTCACCTCGCCCGACAACGCCTCCGTCACCGTGCCGATCACCATGACCGGCGACGAGGAACAGGCCGAGGAGGACGTCCAGGCGCTGCTCGACGTCACCGCCGGCGTCCAGGAGCAGTATCCGGACCTGCTGGTCGAGCAGGCCGGTGAGGCGTCGGTGATGAAGGGCTTCTTCGCCCTGCTCGAGGAGGACCTCGGGACCATCGCGATCCTCAGCCTGCCGATCACGTTGATCGTGCTGCTGGTCGCGTTCGGCGCGATCCTGGCCGCCGGCGTACCGGTGCTGCTCGCGCTGTCGTCGGTCGCCTCCGCGATCGGGCTCTACGCGGTGGCGTCGTACGCGGTGCCCGACGGCGGCACCGTCACCCACCTGGTGCTGCTCATCGGCATGGCGGTCGGCGTCGACTATTCGCTGTTCTACCTGCGCCGCGAGCGCGAGGAACGGGCGAAGGGACGCGGCACGCTGGAGGCCGTGGAGATCGCGGCCGCGACGTCCGGTCACTCGGTCGTCGTCTCCGGGCTGGCCGTCGCGGTGTCGATGGCCGGGCTCTACCTGGCCGCGGACGTCAACTTCGCCTCGATGGCCACCGGCGCGATCCTCGTCGTCGCGATCGCCGTCATCGGGTCGCTGACGGTGCTGCCGGCGCTGCTGGCGAAGCTCGGCCACCGGATCGACCGCCCGCGTGTCCCCGTGCTGTGGCGGCTGACGAACCAGCAGCGGCCGCCGCGGTTCTGGCCGGCCGTCCTGCGCCCGGCGCTGCGCCGGCCCGCCGTCACGCTGGTCGTCTCGGTGCTGGCGCTGCTCGCGCTGGCCGCGCCCGCCCTGAACCTTAAGCTGACCGACCCCGGCGAGGAGTCGTTCCCGCGCAGCCTGCCGGTGATGCAGAGCTACGACCGGCTGGTCGAGGCGTTCCCGAGCACCGGCGCCTCGCACACTGTCGTGGTCGAGGGGAGTGCGGCCGACGCCGACGCCGTCCGGTCGTCGCTGGAGGAGCTGGCCGGCCGCACCGACGCAGACGAGAACTTCGCGCACGACCAGGAGCCGGTGATCGCGCAGTCCGAGGACGGCCGGTTCAGCTCGCTGACGGTCGGCGTGCCGTTCGGCCCGGACACCGACGAGGCGAAGCACTCGCTCGACGTGCTGCGCGGCGAGCTGATCCCGGCGACGGTGGGCGGGCTGTCCGGCGCGTCGGCGGCGGTGACCGGCGACGTCGCGGGCGGCGTCGACTACAACGACAACCTGTCCTCGAAGCTGCCGTGGATCATCGCGTTCGTGCTGGTCCTGGCGTTCGTGATGATGACGGTGACGTTCCGCTCGGTCGTCGTCGGCCTCACCACCGTGTTCGTCAACCTGCTGTCGACGGTGGCCGCGTTCGGCGTGCTGGCGCTGGTGTTCCAATACTCGTGGGCCGAAGGGTTGCTGGACTTCACCTCGAACGGCTCGGTGGTGGTCTGGATCCCGCTGTTCCTGTTCGTGATCCTGTTCGGCCTGTCGATGGACTACCACGTGTTCGTCGTCAGCCGGATCCGCGAGGCCGCCGACCGCGGGCTGCCGATCCGGGCCGCCGTCCGTGAGGGCATCACCAGCTCGGCCGGCACCGTCACCAGCGCGGCGCTCGTCATGGTCGCGGTGTTCGGGCTGTTCGCGGCCATGCGGGTGATCGAGATGAAGCAGATGGGCGTCGGGCTGGCCGTCGCGGTGCTGATCGACGCGGTGGTGATCCGCGCGGTCGTCCTGCCGTCGCTGATGGCGCTGCTCGGCAACGCGAACTGGTGGGCGCCGCGGTGGATGCGCCGCACGCCGCCGGTCAGTGCGGCCGGGCCGGCGGAGTCGTCCGAGCTGACCCGCGTCGGCTGA
- a CDS encoding cytochrome b/b6 domain-containing protein: protein MTTEPRRTVERNNARTRWLHAAVYTTVLVLLLTGWWLTLGQEGRPSPLSSLTGWSDAELHTAIGWVFAGIALLGMVVGWRAARTLLTDSVRFRRSDLHWLVRWPRAVVTGRFARHEGHFDPGQRVANLVLVVLLLSLVVTGIGLWTVSGGPVFVWFNRLHRWATYLVTPVIAGHILIASGVLPGYRGVWRAMHLGGRLRRRDAARVWPAWLERKDDDARRPPER from the coding sequence ATGACTACTGAGCCGCGCCGCACCGTCGAGCGCAACAACGCCCGGACCCGCTGGCTGCACGCCGCCGTCTACACGACCGTGCTGGTGCTGCTGCTGACCGGCTGGTGGCTGACGCTCGGCCAGGAGGGCCGCCCGAGCCCGCTGTCGTCGCTGACCGGATGGTCCGACGCGGAACTGCACACGGCGATCGGCTGGGTGTTCGCCGGGATCGCACTGCTCGGCATGGTCGTGGGGTGGCGGGCGGCGCGGACGCTGCTGACCGACTCGGTGCGGTTCCGGCGCAGCGACCTGCACTGGCTGGTCCGCTGGCCGCGGGCGGTCGTGACCGGGCGGTTCGCCCGGCACGAGGGGCACTTCGACCCGGGCCAGCGGGTGGCCAACCTGGTGCTCGTCGTGCTGCTGCTCTCCCTGGTGGTGACCGGGATCGGGCTGTGGACGGTGTCCGGAGGGCCGGTGTTCGTCTGGTTCAACCGCCTGCACCGGTGGGCGACCTACCTGGTCACGCCGGTGATCGCCGGCCACATCCTGATCGCGTCCGGCGTCCTGCCCGGCTACCGCGGCGTGTGGCGCGCGATGCACCTGGGCGGGCGGCTGCGCCGTCGCGACGCTGCCCGGGTCTGGCCGGCCTGGCTGGAGCGGAAGGACGACGACGCGCGGCGCCCACCTGAGCGCTGA